The Proteus terrae subsp. cibarius genome contains the following window.
GCTACGCCCGCTTGTGTACTACTTAAGGTAATTTCTGCAATCCCATTTTTATCTGTTTTGCTGATAGGTAACGAAAGTTTGCCTAATGAGGTTAACCAACCCACAGCAATGCCTTCCATGCTTGGATTGCCTTGTTTATCAACAACTTTTGCGCGAATAATGACTTTATCAGTACCATTGGCGGTGACATCAAAAGGGGCGATAACATTAACCGCATTGATCATGGCATTTTGCTTGTCAGCAATAAAACCAAGGGGCTGAGTTAGCTTAACGTTGTTACCATTATTCACATATTGAACATGAATAAGACTAATACCTTCCTGTTTACCATTGATGGTTGTTTGATAAACGCCAGTATCGATTTCTTTGAGTACGCTAAATTTAATGGTGTTGTTATCACCAGAAAGTGCAATAAATTTATCCTGTCTTGGAACAGGATTACCAAATTTATCTTTTAGAGTAATTGTCCCTGTTGCGAAGGAAGTGCCATTTGCCACGATAGATTGAGGTTCAATCAAAAATGTACTTTGTGGAGTATTCACTTTACCCGCAAGAAAACGAAGGTTTTGTGTGGCACTTTGGCTATTTTCCAGTGTAGCTGTGACCGTTGTAGGTTGTGCTTCAATCCCTTTGATTACAACTTGTACATCACCATTATTATCGGTTTTTGCTATATTCTCACTCAATACATTATGAGTTGAATGCCAGAATACAGATTGTTTTATTAACGGATTATTTTTAGCATCTGTGACATGTGCCATTAAGGTAATCGTATCATTATTATCTGCAATGGCTTCTGTTTTGTTATTGACGGTCGTTAAGGCAATATTGGCACTATTCGGATCGGCAATAGCGGTGAGTGTAACTTGCGCTTTCTCTTTATTTGAAAGCGTGGCAATAATTTCTGTTGCACCCGCTTTTGTGGTTCGAATCTGATTGGTTGTCTGCCCTTGATTATCGGTCACACTCTTTTGTTTATCGAGTGTGGTTGAGGCATTAGATTGCCATTCAACGGTGACGTTAGGTAATTTATTACCAAATTTATCTTTTACTATCGCGGTTATTATCGCTTGCTCTTTATCATTTGCAATCAATTGGGTTTTATTGGACGTTAAGGTAATTAAGCCCTGTTGATTATTGGCAATAAAAGTAATGGGTAATGCGTCGAATGATCCATTACTGATACTTGCAGTAACAATAACCTCTAAGGCTTGAGTGCTAGTCACGGTTGTTTGTGCAACACCTTGCTTATCTGTTGTTGAAATTTCATTAATAGAAACAATGTGTGGATCACGATTAGTAGACCAAATCACTTTTGCATTCGGTAATATATTGTGATTTTTATCTTCAACGACGGCGGTAAATGTTACGGCTGTTTTACCATCAGCAATATAAGGTGGTGCGGATGGTGTTACGGAAATAATTTTACCGTTGGATAGGTCGGCCGTAAAATGCGTGGTCTTTTGTGTCGAAATATTATTGACCTGCGCGATCACAGTGACGGTGCCTGCCATTTTGCTGGTCATGGTGGTTGATGCATTACCTTGATTATCCGTTAATAATTCTGTTTCTTTAAGTTGAGATTGATTATCTGCGGATAATTTAATTTTAGCATTGGGAACAGGATTATTATTTTTATCAATGATATTGAAAGCAATTGTTTTTTCATCTATTCCATTAGCAAATGAACTATTGGGATTAATGGTGAAAGTATTTATTCTTGCTGAGTTAATATCGGCAATAAAATCAACATTAGTTGAATAGGTAATATCTTTAACACTGACATTTATGATGCTTTTACCAATATGCATATTGGTAATTGGAACAATAATTTTACCTTCAGCGTCTGTGTTCGCTTGCGCAATAATCGTTGCACCGTTATCAGCAGTAAAAGAAACGGGATAGTTAGGAATTCTATTAGCATTAATGTCTGTTACGATAACTTGAATTTTATTTTGGCTTTTACCATCGGCTGGTGCGTGATTTTTAATTACGGTTAATCCACCTTTAGCAATAATGGCGGAATGCGTATCAGCCACAAAAGTGATTTTTGCCTGATTAAAGGTGTTATCTCTGAATTTTGGCGTTAATGTCACAATTTCAGGTGTACTTCCAGCCGTGATGGTGACTTGATATTTTCCTGTATCAATTCGACTAAAACTTGAAACCCAACTATTACCAGCAGAAGCATCAGATTGAACATCTAATGAAAGTTCTTTTACATCGATATCAACTGGAAGCTTATCATTATCAAGAATTGATAAAGTCAAATTTTGTGCAGAATGATTGTCGGCAGGTAGTTTTGTTGTTTTTGGCGTAAATTGGCTATTTTGTGTATTAATTGCAGACTGATCGACGGTGATTTTACTCTGTACTGGATCAGAACGATTACCTTGTTCATCAATCGCAACGGCGCTTACTGTGTAGCTGTTTTTTTCAGATGAACCCACAATATGGCGAGGAAGAATGATTGAGTAGCTAAGATTATTATTATGTTGGATCTTACCGCCATTAGCGATTAAGCGACTCGCAGACCATTCAATTTGCTTAACGGGATATTTAGAGCGAATTTGCACACCTAAATCTTTTTCTTCTTTTGCGTAGCCATTAATTGTCGGTGTGATAGACAGGAATACTAAGGTTTTCTTCTGATATTCAAGAACAATATCGTTGTTCCTATTTACGAAATCATAGCGATTTCCTGACATTAAACGCGTTGCACGGACATTATCTGGATTAAGTTGTGAAGAGAGGGACTCTCCAAGGCGATATTGGATATTTACATCAAACTTATTATCACTATTATCATTTAAACTAAAACGACGTTCAGCACCGAAGGTAATTAAAGGCACTGGCGTATAAGTGAGTCCTGCGGTATAAGCGTGAGGATTTTCTTGGCGATTATCTTTGCCAAATAAACCGACTTCTTTTCCGTAATATTGTTCAAAAATAAGCTTTGCGCCTAATTGTGGATAAGCGGGCAGGTAGCCTTCTGTTCTGATATCCCAACCATTAGCTGGACGCGCATTATAATCCATGACATCGTCAGAAGTACGCCAGTTAGATAGACGGTGATAGTGGTTTACACTGAATTTAAAATAGTCTCTCCATATTTCAGCACCAACCCCAAAGCGACTATGATATCGACTTAAATCGTAATCATAAAAAGCATTAAGACCCACCATAAACTTATCAGTAAAATGTCGGTAACCAATACCTTGGTTTAATTGGCTACGAGAATCTTTACGGTGATAACTGGTTTGAGAAAAAACTAAATTCTTTTCACTATCATAGAGTGGGATAAGAAGATCAGCAGAGCTTCCTTCTAAGGTGAATTTTTTATCTGTTGAAAGTGAAACTTGAGCATGACCAAATTGTTTTAACCATTGTTCTATTTGTTGATTGGCTTTGCTTGATATTTGGCTTATTGCATATTGTGTTGCATCAGTATCTTTATTTAACAAAGATGAGTTAGTAACAATAATTTGTGCAAGCTCTTGCTCGTTTGTGGTTGGAATAGAGCTGTCTTGATGGCTATTTAGCCATTTTTTTGTTGGCAAAGGCTCATTAGGTATATTAAGAGTAATACCTTCTTTTATTTTTAATTTACCGACTAAAGAAACATAATCAGGATTAGCCTCAATAAGCCTAAATAATTTTATATTAAATTTTTTCGCAATTGATTCAGGCGTGTCATCTTTTTTAACCTGATAAGTATTTCTTTTTTGT
Protein-coding sequences here:
- a CDS encoding Ig-like domain-containing protein yields the protein MTKFKSGLTPQLSSITKKVAWFNIFIQLAFPISATLPANVFAKENSQEKQTINLVQKRNTYQVKKDDTPESIAKKFNIKLFRLIEANPDYVSLVGKLKIKEGITLNIPNEPLPTKKWLNSHQDSSIPTTNEQELAQIIVTNSSLLNKDTDATQYAISQISSKANQQIEQWLKQFGHAQVSLSTDKKFTLEGSSADLLIPLYDSEKNLVFSQTSYHRKDSRSQLNQGIGYRHFTDKFMVGLNAFYDYDLSRYHSRFGVGAEIWRDYFKFSVNHYHRLSNWRTSDDVMDYNARPANGWDIRTEGYLPAYPQLGAKLIFEQYYGKEVGLFGKDNRQENPHAYTAGLTYTPVPLITFGAERRFSLNDNSDNKFDVNIQYRLGESLSSQLNPDNVRATRLMSGNRYDFVNRNNDIVLEYQKKTLVFLSITPTINGYAKEEKDLGVQIRSKYPVKQIEWSASRLIANGGKIQHNNNLSYSIILPRHIVGSSEKNSYTVSAVAIDEQGNRSDPVQSKITVDQSAINTQNSQFTPKTTKLPADNHSAQNLTLSILDNDKLPVDIDVKELSLDVQSDASAGNSWVSSFSRIDTGKYQVTITAGSTPEIVTLTPKFRDNTFNQAKITFVADTHSAIIAKGGLTVIKNHAPADGKSQNKIQVIVTDINANRIPNYPVSFTADNGATIIAQANTDAEGKIIVPITNMHIGKSIINVSVKDITYSTNVDFIADINSARINTFTINPNSSFANGIDEKTIAFNIIDKNNNPVPNAKIKLSADNQSQLKETELLTDNQGNASTTMTSKMAGTVTVIAQVNNISTQKTTHFTADLSNGKIISVTPSAPPYIADGKTAVTFTAVVEDKNHNILPNAKVIWSTNRDPHIVSINEISTTDKQGVAQTTVTSTQALEVIVTASISNGSFDALPITFIANNQQGLITLTSNKTQLIANDKEQAIITAIVKDKFGNKLPNVTVEWQSNASTTLDKQKSVTDNQGQTTNQIRTTKAGATEIIATLSNKEKAQVTLTAIADPNSANIALTTVNNKTEAIADNNDTITLMAHVTDAKNNPLIKQSVFWHSTHNVLSENIAKTDNNGDVQVVIKGIEAQPTTVTATLENSQSATQNLRFLAGKVNTPQSTFLIEPQSIVANGTSFATGTITLKDKFGNPVPRQDKFIALSGDNNTIKFSVLKEIDTGVYQTTINGKQEGISLIHVQYVNNGNNVKLTQPLGFIADKQNAMINAVNVIAPFDVTANGTDKVIIRAKVVDKQGNPSMEGIAVGWLTSLGKLSLPISKTDKNGIAEITLSSTQAGVAQVTAMLDSQQSLDADHLINFNTDVISADKSQLSLIPNTIISETDRSQITLTLKDKYDNLLTGLKDKISVNYSTDLTATTTAFNEISMGVYQAQVSALKAGQTTISTKINSVTLKQTALLTVLPNNQTAKVDKFVISNTQPHAGDTITYHAYLSDKNDNPLNSGVSVTWTTDKDSLLAKPLTFTDSKGIAEVELTRNPAGIAKVNAVLISGRYPAPDINFVADDVDENSSEINLVPATIIANGTDKTLLTLTIKDKGGNILPDQQVEGIANNSTIQFSPAKQTSPGHYEIEATGTKSGTAQLSVKVNGVDFKKQKTLQLRADATTWQVKSVNVDRASMIAGDKGVNYQATIVDANDNILPNVIVSWKLQGLADDYDFSTYTDTHGIARTKVTSSVAGILKMSAYLDLNNHKPIQDVTVKPADIDANKSTFSSSRQSIGGDNKDSALLTVHLMDKYSNTIDGKTVSIKTTRGKPNFSDNPLTSLGKGKYQTNLTSNVKTDIILTAEAEGLTIAKPLTIKVTIPKPDIIFDKQIQQETYASAPINALGYTGLPKNINLMWSSSDPAIASIDTTSGNISMKKAGTVIITLQTAGNAQYQPAQSSYPLVIEKADVGLVAKESHLSSIWNDNITQQVMLLYTNKDATNNPPPKQFVNYKQAIITVDEQGKITPIKPGDTNITVLSQATEQFKSSSTVINYTQDKGTINYHFKNSDETLIVDALSSGVLTAQAPIPPLPTGINAIWSSSNPSAVEVTSKGAITHLGIGKATLTLSIKDDVYYHDNHNSYNITVKPAPYITIDSLKFKSAGREMIASNTNYLSWQPVYISDNKITVNWSSSETPHAINFELYDEKNNLIQLEERQNYSPKNNISTPVIFSPGESYINKPQNLKLKVITFDLNNKSYPKEYNIAVKSISAQTAANLFLIHLNSQFLYTDSGSSASSCQDAMGTSAIHFTVIPRVEFKGDTKNLLYPIRLTAKIDSITLNSSNLSQGIINQNVVYPDDFTLNKTSLNNYEFKATSSQYAIDKECKITDSGDGVFKLTIDVYGNKQEITNKFNWNGFNGAH